One genomic segment of bacterium includes these proteins:
- the fliS gene encoding flagellar export chaperone FliS codes for MANNPYAQYQQTQVETASPERLLLMLYDGAIRFANVAKKAIEDKDYHTASTHCIKVQSILNELMITLDMKVGGEIAQNLFDLYDFMTRETVEANISKNARRLEGVIEIFKELREAWMQAAKNVGALKTSQAIA; via the coding sequence CTGGCCAATAACCCCTATGCCCAGTACCAGCAGACCCAAGTCGAGACGGCTTCGCCTGAGCGCCTCCTCCTGATGCTCTACGATGGGGCCATTCGCTTCGCGAACGTGGCGAAGAAGGCCATCGAGGACAAGGACTACCACACGGCCAGCACCCACTGCATCAAGGTCCAGAGCATCCTCAACGAGCTCATGATCACCCTCGACATGAAGGTGGGCGGCGAGATCGCCCAGAACCTGTTCGATCTCTACGACTTCATGACCCGCGAGACCGTCGAGGCGAACATTTCCAAGAATGCTCGGCGCCTTGAAGGGGTCATCGAGATCTTCAAGGAGCTGCGCGAGGCCTGGATGCAGGCCGCCAAGAACGTGGGCGCCCTCAAGACCTCGCAGGCCATCGCCTAG
- a CDS encoding flagellar protein FliT: MEREAELVRLYDEAMELTRLQADAIAQDEWDTFVQLLDDREACITEAERLLEGPTLPANRSELRTKLAEIQALDLQNQAVFQRKRHTLMRELNDIDRSANAVSGYRDAFGAPETPQFFDHDQ; this comes from the coding sequence ATGGAGCGAGAAGCCGAGCTCGTCCGCCTCTATGACGAGGCAATGGAGCTGACCCGGCTCCAGGCCGACGCCATCGCCCAGGACGAGTGGGACACGTTCGTGCAGTTGCTCGATGACCGCGAGGCCTGCATCACCGAGGCAGAGCGCCTGCTGGAGGGACCGACGCTTCCGGCCAATCGCTCGGAGCTAAGGACCAAGCTTGCCGAGATCCAGGCGCTGGATCTGCAAAACCAGGCGGTCTTCCAGCGCAAGCGGCACACCCTGATGCGGGAGCTCAACGACATCGATCGATCCGCAAACGCGGTCAGTGGCTACCGTGACGCCTTCGGCGCACCAGAGACCCCTCAGTTCTTCGACCACGACCAGTAA
- a CDS encoding flagellin has protein sequence MALRINTNIAALNAHRVLGANDNMLNKSLERLSSGLRINGAADDAAGLAISQKMMAQTNGLDQAQKNAQDGISLIQTAEGALNETQAILQRMRELAVQGANDTLTASDRANIKDELDQLSSEINRIANNTEFNTKKLLDGKSVATSGLTFQVGANAGQTLSFTIGAATAGSLDVSSVDVSDAAAASTSIASLDAAIRDVSNSRSKLGALINRLQHTITNLGVQSENLNAANSRIKDLDMAREVVNMSKAQILSQSSTAMLSQANQSSQGVLGLLR, from the coding sequence ATGGCCCTTCGTATCAACACCAACATCGCTGCGCTGAACGCTCACCGCGTGCTGGGCGCCAACGACAACATGCTCAACAAGAGCCTCGAGCGTCTGTCGTCGGGTCTTCGCATCAACGGTGCTGCGGACGACGCCGCCGGCCTCGCCATCAGCCAGAAGATGATGGCGCAGACCAACGGTCTCGACCAGGCCCAGAAGAACGCTCAGGACGGCATCTCGCTGATCCAGACGGCGGAAGGCGCCCTCAACGAGACCCAGGCGATCCTCCAGCGTATGCGTGAGCTCGCCGTCCAGGGCGCCAACGACACCCTGACCGCCAGCGACCGCGCGAACATCAAGGACGAGCTCGACCAGCTCTCGTCCGAGATCAACCGCATCGCCAACAACACCGAGTTCAACACCAAGAAGCTGCTCGACGGCAAGTCGGTGGCCACCAGCGGCCTGACCTTCCAGGTCGGCGCCAACGCGGGTCAGACCCTCAGCTTCACCATCGGCGCCGCTACCGCGGGCAGCCTCGATGTCTCCAGCGTCGACGTCTCCGACGCCGCTGCTGCCTCGACCTCGATCGCCTCGCTCGACGCGGCCATCCGTGACGTCAGCAACTCGCGCTCCAAGCTCGGCGCGCTGATCAACCGCCTCCAGCACACCATCACCAACCTGGGCGTCCAGTCCGAGAACCTGAACGCGGCCAACAGCCGTATCAAGGACCTGGACATGGCTCGCGAAGTCGTCAACATGTCGAAGGCTCAGATCCTCAGCCAGTCCTCGACCGCGATGCTCTCGCAGGCCAACCAGTCGTCGCAGGGCGTGCTCGGCCTGCTCCGGTAA
- a CDS encoding flagellar protein FlaG, with amino-acid sequence MRIEGAIVAANAVSHLGNTPVDQQAQRDRAQAGNLPLAAQQSAEQGDDARPVGKHMLAQAVGQVEQLMATVNESLRFKVHEDTNRTIITVVNQDTGEVLREIPSEKFLDLVAMFQKQLSGLLVDENR; translated from the coding sequence ATGCGTATCGAAGGAGCCATCGTCGCCGCCAACGCGGTCTCTCACCTCGGCAACACCCCCGTCGACCAGCAGGCCCAACGCGATCGCGCGCAAGCGGGGAACCTCCCACTCGCCGCGCAGCAGAGCGCCGAGCAGGGCGACGACGCTCGCCCCGTCGGCAAGCATATGTTGGCCCAGGCCGTCGGCCAGGTCGAGCAGCTGATGGCGACCGTCAACGAGTCGCTGCGCTTCAAGGTCCACGAGGACACCAACCGCACCATCATCACGGTGGTGAACCAGGATACCGGCGAGGTGCTCCGCGAGATCCCCTCCGAGAAGTTCCTGGACCTGGTGGCCATGTTCCAGAAGCAGCTCTCGGGGCTGCTGGTGGACGAGAACCGCTAA
- the fliD gene encoding flagellar filament capping protein FliD — MGGMSLGGLVSGLDTKALIEQLMAIEQQPLNLLQQKKSALNTKNQMFQTVNTRILALKGAASELTLDLNLKARKTTSSDTNVVTAKAGAGAAASSYQIRVKQLATATTLSSSGGVGKGLTPADGATLLKDVKGTAPITSGTFTVQWKDGADTTRTATITVDANADTLDDVFARIGAATNGADATSDVTFAIGDGVSPAGSANKIVVSAPNAKSVIMGAGSDTSNFLSALSLRTQTLSEGAVGRDVMSANGVGVTQMGGPIQSANLATAPAASGTFKINGVELSYNAATESLNDVISKINASKAGVTANYNALEDKITLTARTTGSSAISVEDGTGTLMASLGLTNGSVSAGKNAMIGIIGVNGFKGDGTDPDSAYISSSTNEFKSAIPGVIFTALKAQAPADSNITITVAADPDATLGKVKAFVDQYNQLVDSIASTTAKGQPNAFDSDLRQITDRIRTMLARSVTGLSDSPKSLVDIGIATSKDDRIHLSLDETKFKKAMDENPERVAQIFQLTETDPSDSKKKIDRGIAAQIKTYLTNVGSTDGVFKNRDRSVQRQLRGYDDQIAGVTKRLASTRQAMVQQFTAMEKAVSRLKTQQSAFLSQISSLGQG; from the coding sequence ATGGGTGGAATGTCCCTCGGAGGCCTGGTCTCCGGCCTTGATACCAAGGCCCTCATCGAACAGCTGATGGCGATCGAGCAACAGCCGCTCAACCTGCTCCAGCAGAAGAAGTCGGCGCTCAACACCAAGAACCAGATGTTCCAGACGGTCAACACCCGCATCCTGGCGCTGAAGGGGGCCGCCTCCGAGCTGACGCTCGATCTCAACCTCAAGGCCAGGAAGACCACCTCGAGCGACACCAACGTCGTGACGGCCAAGGCCGGCGCGGGCGCCGCCGCGAGCTCCTACCAGATCCGCGTCAAGCAGCTCGCCACCGCCACGACCCTCAGCTCCTCGGGCGGGGTGGGCAAGGGCCTCACCCCCGCCGACGGCGCCACCCTGCTCAAGGACGTGAAGGGCACCGCCCCCATCACCAGCGGCACCTTCACCGTCCAGTGGAAGGACGGTGCCGACACCACCCGCACGGCGACCATCACCGTCGACGCCAACGCGGACACCCTCGACGACGTCTTCGCCCGGATCGGAGCGGCGACCAACGGGGCGGACGCGACCTCGGACGTCACCTTCGCCATCGGGGACGGCGTCAGCCCGGCTGGCTCGGCCAACAAGATCGTCGTCAGCGCCCCCAACGCCAAGAGCGTCATCATGGGCGCGGGCAGCGACACCTCGAACTTCCTGTCGGCGCTGAGCCTGCGCACCCAGACCCTGAGCGAAGGGGCTGTCGGTCGCGACGTCATGTCGGCCAACGGGGTGGGCGTGACCCAGATGGGCGGCCCGATCCAGAGCGCGAACCTCGCGACCGCCCCCGCCGCCTCCGGCACCTTCAAGATCAACGGGGTCGAACTCAGCTACAACGCCGCCACCGAGTCGCTCAACGACGTCATTTCCAAGATCAACGCCTCCAAAGCCGGCGTGACCGCCAACTACAACGCCCTGGAGGACAAGATCACCCTGACTGCCCGCACCACGGGCTCGAGCGCCATCTCGGTCGAGGACGGCACCGGCACCCTCATGGCCTCCCTCGGCCTCACGAACGGCTCGGTCTCGGCAGGCAAGAACGCCATGATCGGCATCATCGGCGTCAACGGCTTCAAGGGCGACGGCACCGATCCGGACTCCGCCTACATCAGCTCGTCGACCAACGAGTTCAAGTCCGCGATCCCCGGCGTGATCTTCACCGCCCTCAAGGCCCAGGCGCCGGCCGACAGCAACATCACCATCACCGTCGCCGCCGACCCCGACGCGACCCTGGGCAAGGTCAAAGCCTTCGTCGACCAGTACAACCAGCTGGTGGACAGCATTGCCTCCACCACCGCCAAGGGCCAGCCCAACGCCTTCGACAGCGACCTGCGCCAGATCACCGACCGGATCCGCACCATGCTCGCCCGGAGCGTGACGGGCCTCTCGGACTCGCCCAAGAGCCTGGTGGACATCGGCATCGCCACCTCCAAGGACGACCGCATCCACCTGTCGCTGGACGAGACCAAGTTCAAGAAGGCCATGGACGAGAACCCGGAGCGGGTCGCCCAGATCTTCCAGCTCACCGAAACCGACCCTTCGGACTCGAAGAAGAAGATCGATCGCGGCATCGCCGCCCAGATCAAGACCTACCTCACCAACGTCGGCAGCACCGACGGGGTCTTCAAGAACCGCGATCGCTCGGTCCAGCGCCAGCTGCGCGGCTACGACGACCAGATCGCCGGTGTCACCAAGCGCCTCGCCTCGACGCGTCAAGCGATGGTGCAGCAGTTCACCGCGATGGAAAAAGCGGTTTCACGCCTCAAGACACAGCAGAGCGCCTTCCTCTCCCAGATTTCATCCCTCGGCCAAGGCTAA